In Ciconia boyciana chromosome 3, ASM3463844v1, whole genome shotgun sequence, a genomic segment contains:
- the FLRT3 gene encoding leucine-rich repeat transmembrane protein FLRT3, with protein sequence MISVTWSIFLVWTKIGLLLDMAPYSVSAKPCPSVCRCDVGFIYCNDRDLTSIPTGIPEDATTLFLQNNQINNAGIPSELKNLLRVERIYLYHNSLDEFPTNLPKYVKELHLQENNIRTITYDSLSQIPYLEELHLDDNSVSAVSIEDGAFRDNIYLRLLFLSRNHLSTIPWGLPKTIEELRLDDNRISTISELSLQDLTNLKRLVLDGNLLNNHGLGDKVFMNLVNLTELSLVRNSLTAAPVNLPGTNLRKLYLQENHINRVPPNAFSYLRQLYRLDMSNNNLSNLPQGVFDDLDNITQLFLRNNPWHCGCKMKWVRDWLQSLPLKVNVRGLMCQAPEKVRGMAIKDLNAELFDCKDDGMISTIQITTAVPNTLYPAQGHWPVSVTKQPDIKTPNLNKNYRTTASPVRKIITIFVKSVSTETIHISWKVALPMTALRLSWLKMGHSPAFGSITETIVTGDRNDYLLTALEPESPYRVCMVPMETSNIYLSDETPECIETETAPLKMYNPTTTLNREQEKEPYKNSSLPLAAIIGGAVALVAIALLALVCWYVHRNGSLFSRNCAYSKGRRRKDDYAEAGTKKDNSILEIRETSFQMIPITNDQVSKEEFVIHTIFPPNGMNLYKNSHSESSSNRSYRDSGIPDSDHSHS encoded by the coding sequence ATGATTAGTGTAACCTGGAGCATCTTCCTAGTTTGGACTAAAATAGGGCTGTTACTTGACATGGCACCTTATTCTGTTAGTGCCAAACCATGCCCTTCAGTATGTCGCTGTGATGTGGGTTTCATATATTGTAATGATCGCGATTTGACGTCTATTCCTACAGGAATCCCAGAGGATGCTACTACCCTCTTCCTTCAGAACaatcaaataaataatgctGGGATTCCTTCAGAACTGAAGAACTTGCTTAGGGTGGAAAGAATATATTTATACCACAACAGCCTAGATGAATTCCCCACTAACCTTCCTAAGTACGTTAAGGAACTGCATTTGCAGGAGAATAATATAAGGACCATTACTTATGATTCACTTTCACAAATTCCTTATCTGGAAGAACTGCATTTGGATGATAATTCCGTTTCCGCTGTTAGCATTGAGGATGGAGCTTTCCGGGACAACATCTATCtcagacttctttttctctctcgAAATCACCTTAGCACCATTCCCTGGGGTTTGCCTAAAACAATAGAAGAGCTACGCTTGGATGATAATCGTATTTCCACAATTTCAGAGCTGTCCCTCCAAGACCTTACAAATCTAAAACGCCTTGTTTTAGACGGAAATCTTCTAAATAATCATGGATTAGGAGACAAAGTCTTCATGAATCTAGTCAATCTTACAGAACTGTCATTGGTCCGCAATTCGCTCACAGCCGCACCAGTAAATTTGCCGGGAACAAACCTAAGAAAGCTTTATCTTCAAGAAAACCACATCAACCGTGTGCCACCCAATGCTTTCTCTTACTTAAGGCAGTTGTATCGACTAGATATGTCCAATAACAATCTTAGCAATTTACCTCAGGGTGTCTTTGATGATCTGGACAACATAACCCAACTGTTTCTTCGCAACAATCCTTGGCACTGCGGGTGCAAAATGAAATGGGTACGCGACTGGTTACAGTCATTGCCTTTAAAAGTTAACGTACGTGGACTGATGTGTCAGGCACCAGAAAAAGTACGTGGAATGGCAATCAAAGACCTCAACGCAGAACTATTTGATTGTAAGGACGATGGCATGATAAGCACCATCCAAATCACTACTGCAGTACCAAACACGTTATACCCGGCCCAGGGACACTGGCCGGTTTCTGTGACCAAACAACCAGACATCAAGACTCCCAACCTAAATAAAAACTACAGAACCACAGCAAGCCCAGTACGCAAAATCATTACAATATTTGTGAAATCCGTAAGCACGGAGACTATTCACATCTCCTGGAAAGTTGCACTACCAATGACTGCTTTAAGACTGAGCTGGCTCAAGATGGGTCACAGCCCTGCCTTTGGATCTATAACTGAAACGATAGTTACAGGCGACAGAAACGACTATTTGCTCACGGCTCTCGAACCAGAATCACCATACCGTGTATGCATGGTTCCCATGGAAACCAGCAACATCTATCTCTCCGATGAAACGCCTGAATGCATCGAGACCGAGACGGCACCTCTTAAGATGTACAACCCTACCACGACCCTCAACcgggagcaggagaaagaacCTTACAAAAACTCCAGCTTGCCCTTGGCCGCCATCATCGGCGGCGCGGTGGCGCTGGTGGCCATAGCGCTGCTGGCCCTGGTCTGCTGGTACGTCCACAGAAATGGGTCCCTGTTCTCCCGGAACTGCGCCTACAGCAAGGGACGCCGGAGAAAAGATGACTACGCCGAAGCAGGAACCAAGAAGGATAACTCCATCCTAGAAATCAGGGAGACTTCTTTCCAGATGATACCAATAACCAACGACCAAGTGTCCAAGGAGGAATTTGTAATACACACCATTTTCCCACCTAACGGCATGAATCTGTACAAGAACAGCCACAGTGAAAGCAGTAGTAACAGGAGCTACAGAGACAGTGGTATTCCAGATTCAGATCATTCACACTCATGA